The stretch of DNA AAGATGGGATGCGGCAAGGAGGTTACCATACCAATTATTGCCAGGAATATCCAAAGTTCGAAAAGGAAGTTCACCCTCAGGATTACGGCTGAATTCAAATCAAAGGACGAGCTTGTGGAATGGTTTGTTTCTCTTGATTATCCGAAGCAGAAGGTCTATACGATTTCCCAGGCTGACAATGAGATCATCCAGGAGGACATTGAAATTGATGGAAAACAATCCAGGAAGATATCACTTCTAATTTCCACCCCAAAAGGTGGGTACATGGGCGATTCCGTCAAATTCAAGGTGTCGCTATTCTCCTCGGACAGCATTAACAGCATGGACAGGGTATTTACCATTGAACTTACTTCTGTGATCGTCGCCGTAAAGACCACAGTGGGGAACGAGATTCCAGTCTCGATTGATCTTGCAAATAAATCCGATGTGGACCTAGGGGAAAGGAAACAAATGAATCCGGATTCTCTAAGTGAGGTTTTCTCTATAATGGCACCTCACGAGGTTCGCGGGTATATATTTGTCGAAACAATGCATCCTGACAGGTTGGCAGTGATAGCCAAAGGTATCCGCGGATTCAAGGGAATGGTCGAAGGGGACATTAAAGCCTCTGAAATTGAACATTACCTCACACCAAAGCCTGCTGTTTCAGGACTAGAGCTTGGGGCTTTCGTTGAACTTATAGATGGACCATTCAAGGGGGAGAAGGCAAAGATAATGTCCATAGACGCCGGAAAAGAAGAGGTCACAGTTCAGCTCGTAGAATCAATGGTACCCATACCTGTTACGGTCAGGGCTGAAGCCATAAGGATGCTGGACAAGAAATAGGTATCATGAAGCTTAAATTCAGATCTAAACGGAAAGAGAAGGAGTTCCT from Thermoplasmataceae archaeon encodes:
- a CDS encoding transcription elongation factor Spt5, with protein sequence MESKEELQSWATIDAADTKMGCGKEVTIPIIARNIQSSKRKFTLRITAEFKSKDELVEWFVSLDYPKQKVYTISQADNEIIQEDIEIDGKQSRKISLLISTPKGGYMGDSVKFKVSLFSSDSINSMDRVFTIELTSVIVAVKTTVGNEIPVSIDLANKSDVDLGERKQMNPDSLSEVFSIMAPHEVRGYIFVETMHPDRLAVIAKGIRGFKGMVEGDIKASEIEHYLTPKPAVSGLELGAFVELIDGPFKGEKAKIMSIDAGKEEVTVQLVESMVPIPVTVRAEAIRMLDKK